Proteins from a single region of Macaca fascicularis isolate 582-1 chromosome 5, T2T-MFA8v1.1:
- the HMGB2 gene encoding high mobility group protein B2, translating into MGKGDPNKPRGKMSSYAFFVQTCREEHKKKHPDSSVNFAEFSKKCSERWKTMSAKEKSKFEDMAKSDKARYDREMKNYVPPKGDKKGKKKDPNAPKRPPSAFFLFCSEHRPKIKSEHPGLSIGDTAKKLGEMWSEQSAKDKQPYEQKAAKLKEKYEKDIAAYRAKGKSEAGKKGPGRPTGSKKKNEPEDEEEEEEEEEDEDEEEEDEDEE; encoded by the exons ATGGGTAAAGGAGACCCCAACAAGCCGCGGGGCAAAATGTCCTCGTACGCCTTCTTCGTGCAGACCTGCCGGGAAGAGCACAAGAAGAAACACCCGGACTCTTCCGTCAATTTCGCGGAATTCTCCAAGAAGTGTTCGGAGAGATGGAAG ACCATGTCTGCAAAGGAGAAGTCGAAGTTTGAAGATATGGCAAAAAGTGACAAAGCTCGCTATGATAGGGAGATGAAAAATTACGTTCCTCCCAAAGGTgataagaaagggaagaaaaaggatcCCAATGCTCCTAAAAGGCCGCC ATCTGCCTTTTTCCTGTTTTGCTCTGAACATCGCCCAAAGATCAAAAGTGAACACCCGGGCCTATCCATTGGGGATACTGCAAAGAAATTGGGTGAAATGTGGTCCGAGCAGTCAGCCAAAGATAAACAACCATATGAACAGAAAGCAGCTAAGCTAAAGGAGAAATATGAAAAG GATATTGCTGCATATCGTGCCAAGGGCAAAAGTGAAGCAGGAAAGAAGGGCCCTGGCAGGCCAACAGGCTCAAAGAAGAAGAATGAACcagaagatgaggaggaggaggaggaggaggaagaagatgaagatgaggaggaagaggatgaagatGAAGAATAA